In one Betta splendens chromosome 14, fBetSpl5.4, whole genome shotgun sequence genomic region, the following are encoded:
- the robo4 gene encoding roundabout homolog 4 isoform X2, giving the protein MRVGVWLLCMSCFYTWAELSHLCRGHDAGSTRPELDKRPTARVTEHIHRHVGRHRVLHRNRPHGRKASRARSAEAAPRIVHHPSDVVVAAGHPAALSCRADGSPPPAVRWLRNGQRLQTDAPQPMVLSDGSLFFLSVGGGRRGQSHEGVYACVASNGAGTATSRNASLSIAVLQEDFIVQPSDVEVAEGETAVLKCGPPVGRPQPNIMWKKDGVPIDSTDRQYTELSGKLIFAPAEKNHSGSYVCVASNTVGVRESRAARLSVLSKPVLVLKPEDVSATMGESAQFYCQATGDPPPAVVWSREQGPLPNGRYLVNPDQTLQIHYVTAQDAGKYTCTAANDVGVATASAQLQVEEAASTTQKDLHKEMSALRVALENVTISASGSTMSQVQWKLLSPPDQPHYLDGFEVLYRSLLPAVSDWAAQRARLPAFQTLLGPLKRGYKYEIKVRPYGSNLYGRESNTRHLRVPETVPGAAPLAVSVAVSHEQNNTISLSWEPPPYRTHNGIIQGYQVWCVDTEEQQYQNWTVNSGQHSLEIFTLKPHRRYWLTVAAVNGAGVGALSDPYGFVLNSDTGATLHSEIQSGDVSEVWALLQHPVLIGSIGALVWCLLMLAAVCLFTHRSKRGHLILGHSRVKGLQRLASEDLVIKHRMVAPDSPWLSSGWRPAFNHKYHDLWAQGQKTPGISSSSLPVSSISEHGRLDAAIPIVTDSCGVYGTFYVDLMGNGLKTFNSPGRQPKMPHGLSHQQGAETIQIFTQPVATTSAAGRQEVLPWKQAIRLQPKMGVLRESWEKKHSKQELHAVNSVPILSTGNQARSTGAWKQRLSHIPSSRHGGHPENCNAVGCPRLLHYSASVHLVDVLPPPPTIPRDSLTSDEGSSHSTKLTEDMTSVCASAGPCGQPRHNSSFSSNNNNNNNSSSSIPSYCRLSSASYSTTLDEEAGGTLTAQEATQYLELCPKPERCSALPEPRRCLSHPFSGTLGPVGGPPPEHQGAPVGLWHAGLRSSPSSCCSDWDGSLWNTWSSVTEGTLASARSSLISSVDSCCTADSNLARLLAMSGASVSDFSPPASPLSAWFPSLRAGPDSPDLEPVPAWDWRSAWTGEVEAPFRCRCPDRDNKPSDT; this is encoded by the exons ATGCGGGTCGGAGTGTGGCTGCTCTGCATGTCCTGCTTCTACACCTGGGCAGAGCTCTCTCACCTGTGCAGGGGCCATGACGCAGGGTCAACCAGGCCAGAGCTGGACAAGAGGCCCACGGCCCGGGTCACGGAGCACATCCACCGCCATGTCGGACGGCACCGCGTGCTGCACAGGAACaggccacacggcaggaaag CGTCCAGAGCGCGCTCAGCAGAGGCGGCGCCGCGCATCGTGCACCACCCGTCTGACGTGGTGGTGGCGGCGGGACACCCTGCCGCGCTGTCCTGCCGGGCCGACGGCAGCCCCCCGCCGGCCGTCCGGTGGCTGCGCAACGGCCAGCGCCTGCAGACGGACGCGCCGCAGCCCATGGTGCTGTCCGACGGCAGCCTCTTCTTCCTGAGCGTGGGCGGCGGCAGACGGGGTCAGTCCCACGAGGGCGTGTACGCCTGCGTGGCCAGCAACGGCGCCGGGACGGCCACCAGCCGCAACGCATCGCTGTCCATCgcag TGTTGCAGGAGGACTTCATCGTGCAGCCCAGTGACGTGGAGGTGGCAGAGGGTGAGACGGCCGTGTTGAAGTGTGGGCCCCCAGTGGGACGCCCTCAACCCAACATCATGTGGAAGAAGGACGGCGTGCCCATTGACAGCACTGACCGTCAGTACACT GAGCTGAGTGGGAAGCTTATCTTCGCTCCTGCAGAGAAGAACCACTCAGGCtcctatgtgtgtgtggccagcAACACGGTGGGAGTGAGGGAGAGCAGGGCAGCTcggctgtctgtgctgt CCAAGCCTGTGTTAGTGCTGAAGCCAGAGGATGTGTCAGCCACAATGGGGGAGTCTGCCCAGTTCTACTGCCAAGCTACAGGTGACCCTCCGCCTGCTGTGGTGTGGAGCAGAGAGCAAGGGCCTTTGCCCAACGGCAG GTATCTGGTAAACCCAGACCAAACCCTGCAGATCCACTATGTGACAGCCCAGGACGCTGGTAAATACACCTGCACTGCTGCCAATGATGTAGGTGTGGCCACTGCCAGCGCACAGCTGCAGGTTGAAG AGGCTGCTAGCACCACACAAAAAGACCTTCACAAAGAGATGTCAGCCCTGCGAGTGGCCCTGGAAAACGTCACCATCAGTGCCTCTGGGTCCACTATGTCCCAAGTACAGTGGAAG ctcctgtcGCCCCCGGATCAGCCGCATTACCTGGACGGCTTTGAGGTCCTGTACCGCTCCCTGCTGCCCGCCGTCTCAGACTGGGCGGCACAGAGGGCCAGGCTGCCTGCCTTCCAGACTCTGCTGGGCCCCTTAAAGAGAGGCTACAAGTACGAGATCAAAGTCCGTCCCTACGGCAGCAACCTGTACGGGAGGGAGAGCAACACGCGCCACCTGCGGGTTCCAGAGACAG TGCCCGGTGCTGCACCTCTAGCTGTGTCCGTAGCAGTGAGCCATGAGCAGAATAACACCATCAGCCTGAGCTGGGAGCCTCCTCCGTATAGAACTCACAATGGCATCATCCAGGGCTACCAG GTGTGGTGCGTGGACACTGAGGAGCAGCAGTATCAGAACTGGACAGTGAATAGTGGCCAACACAGCCTTGAAATCTTTACTCTCAAACCACACAGAAGATACTGGCTCACCGTCGCGGCTGTCAATGGAGCTGGAGTAGGAGCGCTGAGCGACCCTTATGGGTTCGTTCTCA ACTCAGACACAGGCGCCACCCTCCACTCAGAGATCCAAAGTGGGGATGTGTCTGAGGTGTGGGCCCTGCTTCAGCACCCGGTGCTGATTGGCAGCATCGGTGCCCTCGTGTGGTGTCTGCTGATGCTTGCAGCTGTCTGTCTCTTCACACACCGGAGCAAAAGAGGCCACCTGATACTAGGACACAGCAGGGTGAAGG GTTTGCAGAGACTGGCCAGTGAGGATCTTGTTATAAAACACAG GATGGTGGCTCCTGACTCCCCGTGGCTCTCTTCAGGCTGGAGACCTGCCTTCAACCACAAGTATCATGACTTATGGGCCCAAGGGCAGAAAACTCCAGGCATCAGTAGTAGCA GCCTCCCAGTGTCATCCATAAGTGAGCATGGCCGCCTGGATGCAGCCATTCCCATCGTGACAGACAGCTGTGGTGTCTATGGCACCTTCTACGTGGATCTGATGGGGAACGGCCTGAAGACCTTTAACAGTCCAGGGCGTCAGCCTAAGATGCCTCACGGTCTGTCCCATCAGCAGGGAGCTGAGACCATCCAGATATTCACTCAGCCGGTGGCCACGACCTCAGCTGCCGGGAGACAGGAGGTGCTGCCGTGGAAACAGGCCATACGCCTCCAGCCTAAGATGGGCGTGCTCCGGGAATCATgggaaaaaaagcacagcaagCAAG AGTTGCATGCAGTGAATAGCGTCCCCATACTGTCTACAGGAAACCAGGCTCGTTCAACTGGTGCCTGGAAACAGAGACTCAGTCACATTCCATCAAGCCGACATG GTGGACACCCAGAGAACTGTAACGCTGTTGGATGTCCTCGTCTGCTGCATTACTCTGCATCAGTACACCTGGTAGACGTGTTACCTCCACCCCCTACGATACCCAGAGACAGCCTCACCTCAGACGAGGg CTCCAGTCATTCCACAAAGCTGACTGAGGACATGACATCAGTGTGCGCCTCAGCCGGCCCCTGTGGTCAACCaagacacaacagcagcttcagcagcaacaacaacaacaacaacaacagcagcagcagcatccccTCCTACTGCCGCCTGTCCTCTGCATCGTATTCCACTACCCTGGATGAGGAAGCGGGTGGCACACTGACGGCACAGGAAGCCACCCAGTACTTGGAACTCTGCCCTAAACCTGAGAGGTGCAG CGCCCTGCCGGAGCCCCGCCGCTGCCTGTCCCACCCGTTCTCCGGCACGCTGGGCCCCGTGGGGGGGCCGCCGCCGGAGCACCAGGGGGCGCccgtgggcctgtggcacgccGGCCTCCGCAGctcgccctcctcctgctgcagcgactGGGACGGCTCCTTGTGGAACACCTGGAGCTCGGTCACGGAGGGGACCCTGGCCAGCGCCCGCTCCAGCCTCATCAGCTCTGTGGACAGCTGCTGCACGGCCGACAGCAACCTGGCCCGACTGCTGGCCATGAGCGGAGCTTCTGTGTCAG ACTTCTCTCCACCAGCGTCCCCCCTCAGCGCCTGGTTTCCTTCGCTCCGCGCCGGACCCGACTCTCCGGACCTGGAGCCCGTTCCTGCGTGGGACTGGAGGTCGGCCTGGACGGGGGAGGTGGAAGCTCCGTTCAGATGCCGCTGTCCTGACAGGGACAACAAACCCTCTGACACTTGA
- the robo4 gene encoding roundabout homolog 4 isoform X1 produces the protein MRVGVWLLCMSCFYTWAELSHLCRGHDAGSTRPELDKRPTARVTEHIHRHVGRHRVLHRNRPHGRKASRARSAEAAPRIVHHPSDVVVAAGHPAALSCRADGSPPPAVRWLRNGQRLQTDAPQPMVLSDGSLFFLSVGGGRRGQSHEGVYACVASNGAGTATSRNASLSIAVLQEDFIVQPSDVEVAEGETAVLKCGPPVGRPQPNIMWKKDGVPIDSTDRQYTELSGKLIFAPAEKNHSGSYVCVASNTVGVRESRAARLSVLSKPVLVLKPEDVSATMGESAQFYCQATGDPPPAVVWSREQGPLPNGRYLVNPDQTLQIHYVTAQDAGKYTCTAANDVGVATASAQLQVEEAASTTQKDLHKEMSALRVALENVTISASGSTMSQVQWKLLSPPDQPHYLDGFEVLYRSLLPAVSDWAAQRARLPAFQTLLGPLKRGYKYEIKVRPYGSNLYGRESNTRHLRVPETVPGAAPLAVSVAVSHEQNNTISLSWEPPPYRTHNGIIQGYQVWCVDTEEQQYQNWTVNSGQHSLEIFTLKPHRRYWLTVAAVNGAGVGALSDPYGFVLNSDTGATLHSEIQSGDVSEVWALLQHPVLIGSIGALVWCLLMLAAVCLFTHRSKRGHLILGHSRVKGLQRLASEDLVIKHRMVAPDSPWLSSGWRPAFNHKYHDLWAQGQKTPGISSSSLPVSSISEHGRLDAAIPIVTDSCGVYGTFYVDLMGNGLKTFNSPGRQPKMPHGLSHQQGAETIQIFTQPVATTSAAGRQEVLPWKQAIRLQPKMGVLRESWEKKHSKQELHAVNSVPILSTGNQARSTGAWKQRLSHIPSSRHGGHPENCNAVGCPRLLHYSASVHLVDVLPPPPTIPRDSLTSDEGSSHSTKLTEDMTSVCASAGPCGQPRHNSSFSSNNNNNNNSSSSIPSYCRLSSASYSTTLDEEAGGTLTAQEATQYLELCPKPERCSSALPEPRRCLSHPFSGTLGPVGGPPPEHQGAPVGLWHAGLRSSPSSCCSDWDGSLWNTWSSVTEGTLASARSSLISSVDSCCTADSNLARLLAMSGASVSDFSPPASPLSAWFPSLRAGPDSPDLEPVPAWDWRSAWTGEVEAPFRCRCPDRDNKPSDT, from the exons ATGCGGGTCGGAGTGTGGCTGCTCTGCATGTCCTGCTTCTACACCTGGGCAGAGCTCTCTCACCTGTGCAGGGGCCATGACGCAGGGTCAACCAGGCCAGAGCTGGACAAGAGGCCCACGGCCCGGGTCACGGAGCACATCCACCGCCATGTCGGACGGCACCGCGTGCTGCACAGGAACaggccacacggcaggaaag CGTCCAGAGCGCGCTCAGCAGAGGCGGCGCCGCGCATCGTGCACCACCCGTCTGACGTGGTGGTGGCGGCGGGACACCCTGCCGCGCTGTCCTGCCGGGCCGACGGCAGCCCCCCGCCGGCCGTCCGGTGGCTGCGCAACGGCCAGCGCCTGCAGACGGACGCGCCGCAGCCCATGGTGCTGTCCGACGGCAGCCTCTTCTTCCTGAGCGTGGGCGGCGGCAGACGGGGTCAGTCCCACGAGGGCGTGTACGCCTGCGTGGCCAGCAACGGCGCCGGGACGGCCACCAGCCGCAACGCATCGCTGTCCATCgcag TGTTGCAGGAGGACTTCATCGTGCAGCCCAGTGACGTGGAGGTGGCAGAGGGTGAGACGGCCGTGTTGAAGTGTGGGCCCCCAGTGGGACGCCCTCAACCCAACATCATGTGGAAGAAGGACGGCGTGCCCATTGACAGCACTGACCGTCAGTACACT GAGCTGAGTGGGAAGCTTATCTTCGCTCCTGCAGAGAAGAACCACTCAGGCtcctatgtgtgtgtggccagcAACACGGTGGGAGTGAGGGAGAGCAGGGCAGCTcggctgtctgtgctgt CCAAGCCTGTGTTAGTGCTGAAGCCAGAGGATGTGTCAGCCACAATGGGGGAGTCTGCCCAGTTCTACTGCCAAGCTACAGGTGACCCTCCGCCTGCTGTGGTGTGGAGCAGAGAGCAAGGGCCTTTGCCCAACGGCAG GTATCTGGTAAACCCAGACCAAACCCTGCAGATCCACTATGTGACAGCCCAGGACGCTGGTAAATACACCTGCACTGCTGCCAATGATGTAGGTGTGGCCACTGCCAGCGCACAGCTGCAGGTTGAAG AGGCTGCTAGCACCACACAAAAAGACCTTCACAAAGAGATGTCAGCCCTGCGAGTGGCCCTGGAAAACGTCACCATCAGTGCCTCTGGGTCCACTATGTCCCAAGTACAGTGGAAG ctcctgtcGCCCCCGGATCAGCCGCATTACCTGGACGGCTTTGAGGTCCTGTACCGCTCCCTGCTGCCCGCCGTCTCAGACTGGGCGGCACAGAGGGCCAGGCTGCCTGCCTTCCAGACTCTGCTGGGCCCCTTAAAGAGAGGCTACAAGTACGAGATCAAAGTCCGTCCCTACGGCAGCAACCTGTACGGGAGGGAGAGCAACACGCGCCACCTGCGGGTTCCAGAGACAG TGCCCGGTGCTGCACCTCTAGCTGTGTCCGTAGCAGTGAGCCATGAGCAGAATAACACCATCAGCCTGAGCTGGGAGCCTCCTCCGTATAGAACTCACAATGGCATCATCCAGGGCTACCAG GTGTGGTGCGTGGACACTGAGGAGCAGCAGTATCAGAACTGGACAGTGAATAGTGGCCAACACAGCCTTGAAATCTTTACTCTCAAACCACACAGAAGATACTGGCTCACCGTCGCGGCTGTCAATGGAGCTGGAGTAGGAGCGCTGAGCGACCCTTATGGGTTCGTTCTCA ACTCAGACACAGGCGCCACCCTCCACTCAGAGATCCAAAGTGGGGATGTGTCTGAGGTGTGGGCCCTGCTTCAGCACCCGGTGCTGATTGGCAGCATCGGTGCCCTCGTGTGGTGTCTGCTGATGCTTGCAGCTGTCTGTCTCTTCACACACCGGAGCAAAAGAGGCCACCTGATACTAGGACACAGCAGGGTGAAGG GTTTGCAGAGACTGGCCAGTGAGGATCTTGTTATAAAACACAG GATGGTGGCTCCTGACTCCCCGTGGCTCTCTTCAGGCTGGAGACCTGCCTTCAACCACAAGTATCATGACTTATGGGCCCAAGGGCAGAAAACTCCAGGCATCAGTAGTAGCA GCCTCCCAGTGTCATCCATAAGTGAGCATGGCCGCCTGGATGCAGCCATTCCCATCGTGACAGACAGCTGTGGTGTCTATGGCACCTTCTACGTGGATCTGATGGGGAACGGCCTGAAGACCTTTAACAGTCCAGGGCGTCAGCCTAAGATGCCTCACGGTCTGTCCCATCAGCAGGGAGCTGAGACCATCCAGATATTCACTCAGCCGGTGGCCACGACCTCAGCTGCCGGGAGACAGGAGGTGCTGCCGTGGAAACAGGCCATACGCCTCCAGCCTAAGATGGGCGTGCTCCGGGAATCATgggaaaaaaagcacagcaagCAAG AGTTGCATGCAGTGAATAGCGTCCCCATACTGTCTACAGGAAACCAGGCTCGTTCAACTGGTGCCTGGAAACAGAGACTCAGTCACATTCCATCAAGCCGACATG GTGGACACCCAGAGAACTGTAACGCTGTTGGATGTCCTCGTCTGCTGCATTACTCTGCATCAGTACACCTGGTAGACGTGTTACCTCCACCCCCTACGATACCCAGAGACAGCCTCACCTCAGACGAGGg CTCCAGTCATTCCACAAAGCTGACTGAGGACATGACATCAGTGTGCGCCTCAGCCGGCCCCTGTGGTCAACCaagacacaacagcagcttcagcagcaacaacaacaacaacaacaacagcagcagcagcatccccTCCTACTGCCGCCTGTCCTCTGCATCGTATTCCACTACCCTGGATGAGGAAGCGGGTGGCACACTGACGGCACAGGAAGCCACCCAGTACTTGGAACTCTGCCCTAAACCTGAGAGGTGCAG CAGCGCCCTGCCGGAGCCCCGCCGCTGCCTGTCCCACCCGTTCTCCGGCACGCTGGGCCCCGTGGGGGGGCCGCCGCCGGAGCACCAGGGGGCGCccgtgggcctgtggcacgccGGCCTCCGCAGctcgccctcctcctgctgcagcgactGGGACGGCTCCTTGTGGAACACCTGGAGCTCGGTCACGGAGGGGACCCTGGCCAGCGCCCGCTCCAGCCTCATCAGCTCTGTGGACAGCTGCTGCACGGCCGACAGCAACCTGGCCCGACTGCTGGCCATGAGCGGAGCTTCTGTGTCAG ACTTCTCTCCACCAGCGTCCCCCCTCAGCGCCTGGTTTCCTTCGCTCCGCGCCGGACCCGACTCTCCGGACCTGGAGCCCGTTCCTGCGTGGGACTGGAGGTCGGCCTGGACGGGGGAGGTGGAAGCTCCGTTCAGATGCCGCTGTCCTGACAGGGACAACAAACCCTCTGACACTTGA
- the robo4 gene encoding roundabout homolog 4 isoform X3: MPKSVFVPVVVSVCGFLLSASRARSAEAAPRIVHHPSDVVVAAGHPAALSCRADGSPPPAVRWLRNGQRLQTDAPQPMVLSDGSLFFLSVGGGRRGQSHEGVYACVASNGAGTATSRNASLSIAVLQEDFIVQPSDVEVAEGETAVLKCGPPVGRPQPNIMWKKDGVPIDSTDRQYTELSGKLIFAPAEKNHSGSYVCVASNTVGVRESRAARLSVLSKPVLVLKPEDVSATMGESAQFYCQATGDPPPAVVWSREQGPLPNGRYLVNPDQTLQIHYVTAQDAGKYTCTAANDVGVATASAQLQVEEAASTTQKDLHKEMSALRVALENVTISASGSTMSQVQWKLLSPPDQPHYLDGFEVLYRSLLPAVSDWAAQRARLPAFQTLLGPLKRGYKYEIKVRPYGSNLYGRESNTRHLRVPETVPGAAPLAVSVAVSHEQNNTISLSWEPPPYRTHNGIIQGYQVWCVDTEEQQYQNWTVNSGQHSLEIFTLKPHRRYWLTVAAVNGAGVGALSDPYGFVLNSDTGATLHSEIQSGDVSEVWALLQHPVLIGSIGALVWCLLMLAAVCLFTHRSKRGHLILGHSRVKGLQRLASEDLVIKHRMVAPDSPWLSSGWRPAFNHKYHDLWAQGQKTPGISSSSLPVSSISEHGRLDAAIPIVTDSCGVYGTFYVDLMGNGLKTFNSPGRQPKMPHGLSHQQGAETIQIFTQPVATTSAAGRQEVLPWKQAIRLQPKMGVLRESWEKKHSKQELHAVNSVPILSTGNQARSTGAWKQRLSHIPSSRHGGHPENCNAVGCPRLLHYSASVHLVDVLPPPPTIPRDSLTSDEGSSHSTKLTEDMTSVCASAGPCGQPRHNSSFSSNNNNNNNSSSSIPSYCRLSSASYSTTLDEEAGGTLTAQEATQYLELCPKPERCSSALPEPRRCLSHPFSGTLGPVGGPPPEHQGAPVGLWHAGLRSSPSSCCSDWDGSLWNTWSSVTEGTLASARSSLISSVDSCCTADSNLARLLAMSGASVSDFSPPASPLSAWFPSLRAGPDSPDLEPVPAWDWRSAWTGEVEAPFRCRCPDRDNKPSDT; the protein is encoded by the exons ATGCCTAAAAGTGTTTTCGTGCCCGtagtggtgtctgtgtgtggattTCTTCTGTCAG CGTCCAGAGCGCGCTCAGCAGAGGCGGCGCCGCGCATCGTGCACCACCCGTCTGACGTGGTGGTGGCGGCGGGACACCCTGCCGCGCTGTCCTGCCGGGCCGACGGCAGCCCCCCGCCGGCCGTCCGGTGGCTGCGCAACGGCCAGCGCCTGCAGACGGACGCGCCGCAGCCCATGGTGCTGTCCGACGGCAGCCTCTTCTTCCTGAGCGTGGGCGGCGGCAGACGGGGTCAGTCCCACGAGGGCGTGTACGCCTGCGTGGCCAGCAACGGCGCCGGGACGGCCACCAGCCGCAACGCATCGCTGTCCATCgcag TGTTGCAGGAGGACTTCATCGTGCAGCCCAGTGACGTGGAGGTGGCAGAGGGTGAGACGGCCGTGTTGAAGTGTGGGCCCCCAGTGGGACGCCCTCAACCCAACATCATGTGGAAGAAGGACGGCGTGCCCATTGACAGCACTGACCGTCAGTACACT GAGCTGAGTGGGAAGCTTATCTTCGCTCCTGCAGAGAAGAACCACTCAGGCtcctatgtgtgtgtggccagcAACACGGTGGGAGTGAGGGAGAGCAGGGCAGCTcggctgtctgtgctgt CCAAGCCTGTGTTAGTGCTGAAGCCAGAGGATGTGTCAGCCACAATGGGGGAGTCTGCCCAGTTCTACTGCCAAGCTACAGGTGACCCTCCGCCTGCTGTGGTGTGGAGCAGAGAGCAAGGGCCTTTGCCCAACGGCAG GTATCTGGTAAACCCAGACCAAACCCTGCAGATCCACTATGTGACAGCCCAGGACGCTGGTAAATACACCTGCACTGCTGCCAATGATGTAGGTGTGGCCACTGCCAGCGCACAGCTGCAGGTTGAAG AGGCTGCTAGCACCACACAAAAAGACCTTCACAAAGAGATGTCAGCCCTGCGAGTGGCCCTGGAAAACGTCACCATCAGTGCCTCTGGGTCCACTATGTCCCAAGTACAGTGGAAG ctcctgtcGCCCCCGGATCAGCCGCATTACCTGGACGGCTTTGAGGTCCTGTACCGCTCCCTGCTGCCCGCCGTCTCAGACTGGGCGGCACAGAGGGCCAGGCTGCCTGCCTTCCAGACTCTGCTGGGCCCCTTAAAGAGAGGCTACAAGTACGAGATCAAAGTCCGTCCCTACGGCAGCAACCTGTACGGGAGGGAGAGCAACACGCGCCACCTGCGGGTTCCAGAGACAG TGCCCGGTGCTGCACCTCTAGCTGTGTCCGTAGCAGTGAGCCATGAGCAGAATAACACCATCAGCCTGAGCTGGGAGCCTCCTCCGTATAGAACTCACAATGGCATCATCCAGGGCTACCAG GTGTGGTGCGTGGACACTGAGGAGCAGCAGTATCAGAACTGGACAGTGAATAGTGGCCAACACAGCCTTGAAATCTTTACTCTCAAACCACACAGAAGATACTGGCTCACCGTCGCGGCTGTCAATGGAGCTGGAGTAGGAGCGCTGAGCGACCCTTATGGGTTCGTTCTCA ACTCAGACACAGGCGCCACCCTCCACTCAGAGATCCAAAGTGGGGATGTGTCTGAGGTGTGGGCCCTGCTTCAGCACCCGGTGCTGATTGGCAGCATCGGTGCCCTCGTGTGGTGTCTGCTGATGCTTGCAGCTGTCTGTCTCTTCACACACCGGAGCAAAAGAGGCCACCTGATACTAGGACACAGCAGGGTGAAGG GTTTGCAGAGACTGGCCAGTGAGGATCTTGTTATAAAACACAG GATGGTGGCTCCTGACTCCCCGTGGCTCTCTTCAGGCTGGAGACCTGCCTTCAACCACAAGTATCATGACTTATGGGCCCAAGGGCAGAAAACTCCAGGCATCAGTAGTAGCA GCCTCCCAGTGTCATCCATAAGTGAGCATGGCCGCCTGGATGCAGCCATTCCCATCGTGACAGACAGCTGTGGTGTCTATGGCACCTTCTACGTGGATCTGATGGGGAACGGCCTGAAGACCTTTAACAGTCCAGGGCGTCAGCCTAAGATGCCTCACGGTCTGTCCCATCAGCAGGGAGCTGAGACCATCCAGATATTCACTCAGCCGGTGGCCACGACCTCAGCTGCCGGGAGACAGGAGGTGCTGCCGTGGAAACAGGCCATACGCCTCCAGCCTAAGATGGGCGTGCTCCGGGAATCATgggaaaaaaagcacagcaagCAAG AGTTGCATGCAGTGAATAGCGTCCCCATACTGTCTACAGGAAACCAGGCTCGTTCAACTGGTGCCTGGAAACAGAGACTCAGTCACATTCCATCAAGCCGACATG GTGGACACCCAGAGAACTGTAACGCTGTTGGATGTCCTCGTCTGCTGCATTACTCTGCATCAGTACACCTGGTAGACGTGTTACCTCCACCCCCTACGATACCCAGAGACAGCCTCACCTCAGACGAGGg CTCCAGTCATTCCACAAAGCTGACTGAGGACATGACATCAGTGTGCGCCTCAGCCGGCCCCTGTGGTCAACCaagacacaacagcagcttcagcagcaacaacaacaacaacaacaacagcagcagcagcatccccTCCTACTGCCGCCTGTCCTCTGCATCGTATTCCACTACCCTGGATGAGGAAGCGGGTGGCACACTGACGGCACAGGAAGCCACCCAGTACTTGGAACTCTGCCCTAAACCTGAGAGGTGCAG CAGCGCCCTGCCGGAGCCCCGCCGCTGCCTGTCCCACCCGTTCTCCGGCACGCTGGGCCCCGTGGGGGGGCCGCCGCCGGAGCACCAGGGGGCGCccgtgggcctgtggcacgccGGCCTCCGCAGctcgccctcctcctgctgcagcgactGGGACGGCTCCTTGTGGAACACCTGGAGCTCGGTCACGGAGGGGACCCTGGCCAGCGCCCGCTCCAGCCTCATCAGCTCTGTGGACAGCTGCTGCACGGCCGACAGCAACCTGGCCCGACTGCTGGCCATGAGCGGAGCTTCTGTGTCAG ACTTCTCTCCACCAGCGTCCCCCCTCAGCGCCTGGTTTCCTTCGCTCCGCGCCGGACCCGACTCTCCGGACCTGGAGCCCGTTCCTGCGTGGGACTGGAGGTCGGCCTGGACGGGGGAGGTGGAAGCTCCGTTCAGATGCCGCTGTCCTGACAGGGACAACAAACCCTCTGACACTTGA